The Streptomyces rimosus genomic interval TCAGTAAATGGCCGGTGACCCGCAAGGAGCAGTACGTCTTCAAGGACGCGTGTGGCTCCGATCAATGGTCAAACAAGGGCTTCGCCTATGTGGTGCTGAATGTACGCGGCGCCAAGGTGCACGTGGTCGGCACGCACGCCCAGTCCACCGACCCGGGCTGCAAGGCGGGCGAAGCGGCGGCGGTACGGGCGAAGCAGTTCAGGGAAATCGGCGCTTTCCTGGACGCGAAGAGGATTCCGGCCGACGAAGAGGTGATGGTCGCCGGGGACCTGAACGTCGACTCGCGCAGCGCCGAATTCGCGTCCCTGCTCACCGACGCCGGCCTGGTGGCGGCCGACGCGCGCACGGGCCACCCGTACTCCTTCGACACCCGGGAGAATTCCGTGGCGAAATACCGCTACCCGGACGACCCGCGCGAGGACCTGGACCATATCCTGCACCGCCGCGGCCACGCCCGGCCCAGCGGCTGGCGCAACGAGGTCGTCAAGGAGCGGTCCGCGCCCTGGACCGTGTCGAGTTGGGGCACGGACTACACCTACACCAACCTCTCGGACCACTACCCCGTGGTGGGTTTCGCCGGATGACCGTCCGGGCGGCGTACCGGGCCGCCCGGTCAGCGCTTGAGGTAGGCCAGAACGGCCAGCACTCTGCGGTTGTCGTCCGCCGACGGGCTGATTTGGAGCTTGCCGAAGATGCTCGCGGTGTGTTTGGCGACCGCGCTCTCGCTGATGTGCAGGCCGACGGCGACGGCGGCGTTGGACCGGCCCTCGGCCATCAGCTCCAGCACCTCCCGCTCGCGCCGGGTCAGCTCGCCGATCATGCCGCGGGCGTCGCTGCGCGACAGCAGCTTGGAGATGACCTGGGGGTCCATCACCGTGCCGCCGGCCGCCACCCGGCGGACCGCGTCGATGAACTGCTCGGTGTTGGTGACCCGGTCCTTGAGGAGGTAGCCGATAGCGCCCTCGCCGCCGGCCAGCAGTTCGTTCGCGTAGAGCTGCTCGACGTACTGGGAGAGGACGAGGATCGGCAGGCCGGGCCGCCGTCGCCGGGCTTCGAGGGCCGCCTGGAGTCCCTCGTCGCTGAAGGTCGGCGGCAGCCGTACGTCGACCACGGCGACATCCGGTCCCGGGCCGTCCTCGTCGAGGAGCTCGCGCAGCAGGGCGGGGCCGTTGTCCACCGCGACGACCTCGCAGCCGTGCTCCTTGAGCGTCCGTATCAGCCAGTCTCTCAGTATGAAGAGGTCTTCGGCGAGGACAACGCGCACGGAATCTCCAACGTCACGGTGGTCGGCCCGCCCTGCGGACTGTGCAGGGCGAGTGTGCCGTCGAAGGTATCCAATCGCTGTCGCACACCGGTCAGCCCGGTCCCCCGTGCGGGGTCCGCGCCGCCCCGGCCGTCGTCCGTGACGGTCATCCGCAGCAGGCCGCTCCCATGGGTCAGGACGATGACGACCTCACGGGCCCCGGAGTGCTTCGCCGCGTTCGTCAGCGCCTCGCCCACCGCGAAGTACGCGGCGGACGCGACCGGTGCCGGGAGGTGGCGCGGGAGCCGGCTCTCGACGCGCACGTCGAGGAAGCAGTCGAAGGCCAGTGCCCGGACGGCGTCGCCGAGGCCCCGGTCGGCGAGGACCGGCGGGTGGATGCCGTGCACCAGGTCGCGCAGGTCCTGCAACGCCCCCTCGGACGTACGGCGGACGTCCAGCAGGAGTTCGCGCGCCCTCGCCGGGTCCGTCTCCAGCACACGCGTGGCGCGGTTCAGCGTCATCCCCAGGGCGACCAGCCGGGCCTGCGCCCCGTCGTGCAGATCTCGCTCGATGCGCCGGAGTTCGGCGGCCTGGGTGTCCAGGGCCCGGGCCCGGGTGTCGGTGAGCCGCTCGATCCGCCGGGCCAGCCGGACGCCGCGCGTTACGGAGAGCAGCGGCCGGCTCACCCGGGTGCGCAGCCGCAGCATGGCGGGGGCGGCGAGCAGTCCGGCGGCCATGAAGGCCAGGCCCAGGACCAGCGCCGCGAGCATGGCCGCAGTGCTGCGTACGGGGACGAACGCGTACCAGTTGCCGTCGTCGATGAGCCGCCACACGAACGGCTGCACCAGCGCGCCGAACGCCCCGTACCCGATCAGCGCGAGCGGGACGGCGACGAGCAGCCCGCCGGCCACCGGCTCCAGCCAGGCCCAGGCCAGGTCGCGACAGAACCCCTCGTCGGCGATGATCGCGCCCGATCTCCTGCGGGCGTTGAGGCTGCGGTCCGCGGGCAGGGGCGGCGGCGGAGCGATCCGGACGCCCGTCCACCGTTCGGCGCGGGAGCGGGCGCGGTCGGAGAGGACGCGCAGGGCCCGGGCGGCGGGCGGCAGCAGCCGGAACCCCACGCCCACCGGCATCAGCAGCAGGGCGAGGACCGCCAGGGAGCCCACCGCCGACACGGCGATGGCGTCGAGGCTCGCCAACTGGCAGCGGGCGACGGCGACAGCGGCGCGGGAGGCGAACGTACGTGGTCTAGCGAACATCGTCCATGATCGGGAAGATCCTGGCCCGCGTGTGTGCGCGCGCCGGGGCCTGTGTCCTTGCCTGTGCCTGTGCCGGTGCCGGTACCGACGCCGACCGTGCCGCCCTGCCGACGCCCCACCACGTCCACAGCCCCGCCGCGACCACGCACGACGCGCCGAACAGCGCCATGGGCAGCACCGCGCCGGACTCCTCGTCCATGAACAACAGCAGGCCCAGGTTGATCAGGGCGTGGAAGCCTCCCGCGAGCGGCAGCCTGGCGGCCCGCACCCCTTCGAGAGCCCACCCCAGTACGACCGACATGGACACGGCCATCGTGAGGAACGCCGCCGCGTACAGCGGGTGCTTGGCGAAGATCTGGATGTGCCAGGCGCCCCACACCACGCCCACCACGACCGAGGTCGTGAGCGGGCCGAAACGGGTGCGCAGCAGCGGCTGGAGGAAGCAGCGCCACCCGATCTCCTCGCCGCACGCGCCGATCAGCTGCGCCACGGCGATCAGCGCGAACGGGGCCTGCGGCGGGGTGAACCGGGGGTCCCCGGTGAGCGCCGCGTACGTACCGACGCTCAGCGCGATGACCAGGGGCGCGGTGACGAGCAGGAGCACTCCGCGGCCGCTGCGGCCCGGCCCGGTGCCGGCGAGCACTTCCCGTACCCGTGACGGCCACAGCAGCGCGGCCAGCCCCACTCCGAGTGCGGGCCCGAACTGGGTCAGCTGGATGATCTCGGCGGGTATCCCGGTCGCGGGCTGGACCGCGCCGAGCGCTCCGGCCGCGACGAAGGCGACGGTGAGGAACAAGGCCATCGTCTTGTTGTCAGCAGGTTTCCTTGGCATGGCATCGACGATGCCGTCCGGCGGGCCCGCTGCCATTGCGTCTGGATGCCGGGCCGGGGTGTATCCAGGTACACCCCCTGGGGAAGCGGCCGGCCGGGCACGGGGCGGTGTGCGCACGCGAGTTGCGGCCCGGCGGCCGTTTGCCTCCTGGACACAGTGGGTCCAGGATGCTGGCGTGACCGAGTTAACCGCTGATCAACGGGCCGCCGCCGCACGGCCCGCCCCCACACCCTCCCACCCCGCTGCCATGCTCGCCGTCCTGCTGTCCGCGTGGTTCATGGCGCAGTTCGACTTCTTCGTGGTCAATGTCGCCGCCCCCTCGCTCGAACACGACCTGCACACCGGACCCGCCGCGCTGGAGCTGATCGTCGGCGGCTACGCCTTCGCGTACGCCAGCGGCATGATCACCGGTGGCCGGCTGGGCGATCTGTTCGGCCACCGGCGCACGTTCGTCGCGGGCCTGGCCGCCTTCGCCGTCACCTCGCTGCTGTGCGGCATCGCGGTCAGCCCGGGCCAGCTGGTGGGCGCCCGGCTGCTGCAGGGCTTCGCCGGGGCGGTGATGGTGCCGCAGGTGCTCGCCACGATCACCGCCACGTTCCCGGCACACGCCCGGGGCCGGGCGATGGCCTGGTACGGCGTCGCCGGCGGCTCGGCGTCGGTCGCCGGCCAGGTGCTGGGCGGGCTGCTGCTGGACGCCGACGTACTGGGACTGGGCTGGCGGATCCTGTTCCTGGTCAACGTGCCGATCGGCGTGGCCGCCGCGGTGCTGGCGATGCGGTTCCTGCCCGCGGTGCGCCCCGCCCGCCGGGCCCGGCTGGACCTCCTCGGCGCGAGCGGCGTGGCGCTGGCGCTCGGGCTGGTCCTGGTCCCGCTCGCGATGGGCCGGACCGCCGGCTGGCCGGTCTGGACGTGGCTGTGCCTGGCCGCCGCCGTGCCGGTGGGCGCGGCGACCGTGTACTGGCAGCGGACGCTGACCGCACGCGGCGGCGACCCGGTCGTCGACCTGACCCTGTTCCGCGAGGGGTCCTACCTGGCCGGCGTGGTGGCCCAGGCCGCTTTCATGGCGTACTGGGCGAGCCTGATGTTCACCCTGACGCTGCTGCTCCAGGGCGGTTTCGGGCTGGGGCCCTTCGAGGCGGGGCTCGCCTTCGCGCCGACCGGCGTCTGCTTCGCGGGCAGCTCGCTGCTCAGCCGTCCGCTGGTGCAGCGCTACGGCCTGCGCATCCTGCAACTGGGCAGCGTCGTCACGGTGACCGGCCTGGCGGCGCTCACCCTCGTCCTCGCCCTCCGGCCGGACCACGGGGCGCTGCCCTGGGTGATCCTCACCATGGCGGTGGCCGGGGTGGGCAACGGGCTCACGTTCCCGCAGCTGATCGGCGCCTCCCTGGTACGGGTACCGGCGCGGCGGGCGGGCACCGGCGCCGGGGTGCTCACCACCGCCCAGCAGTTCGGCGGCGCCGCCGGTGTGGCGGTCATCGGCGCGGCGTTCTTCGCCCTGGCCGGTCCCTCGCCGGACACCGCCGACCACGCCCGCGCCGCCATGTGGACCACCCTGGTCTCGGTCGCCCTGACCTGCGTGGTCACCGTGCTGACCATCGTCCTCCGGCGCGCGGCCGACCGCGCCGCGCGGGCGGAGAAGGCGGCGGGCGGCTGAGCCTCGCGTACGTACGGCGAAGGGCGGCCGCGTGAGGTCCACGCGGCCGCCCTTTCCCGTGGGCACGGTTCGGTGATCAGCCCTTGTCGAGGGTGCCCCGGCCCGCGGCCTGCTCGCGCTCGGCCGCGATCCGGCTGACCCGGCCGCGGACCGCGAACCAGCCGACGACCAGCGCCGCGCCGATGACCGGCACCAGCATCACGGTCTGCCGCCCCACGCCCTCGCTGTCGAAGGCCATCAGCACGATGACGCCGACCAGGAAGACGATGGTCGCGATGTCGGTGACGGGCGTGCCCGGCAGCTGGAAGCGGGGGCGCTGCACCAGGCCCGCGCGGGAGCGGCGGACGAAGACCATGTGACAGATCATGATCGTGCACCAGGTGCTGATGATGCCGAGCGCCGCGATGTTCAGCACGATCTCGAACGCCTTGCCCGGCACCAGGTAGTTCAGCCCGACGCCCAGCACGCACACCGCGGAGGTGAGCATGATGCCGCCGTACGGCACCTGGTTGCGGTTCATCAGGCCGGCGAACTTCGGCGCCGAGCCGGCCATCGACATCGAGCGCAGGATGCGGCCGGTCGAGTACAGGCCCGAGTTGAGGCTGGACATGGCGGCGGTGAGCACCACGAGGTTCATCACGTCGCCCGCGGCCGGCACGCCGACGTTGGACAGCACCGTCACGAAGGGGCTCTCGGAGCCGGTGTACTTGTTCCACGGCAGCAGCAGCGCGAGCAGGATGACCGAGCCGACGTAGAAGACGCCGACCCGCCACATGATCGAGTTCACGGCCTTGGGGACGACCTTCTCCGGCTCGCTGGTCTCACCGGCGGTGACACCGACCAGCTCGACGGCGGAGTAGGCGAAGACCACGCCCTGCAGCACGATCACCACGGGCAGCAGGCCGGTCGGGAAGAAGCCGCCGTGGTCGGTGATCAGGCTCAGGCCCGGGGTGCTGCCGCCGACCGGGTGCTGGGTGGCCAGCAGGAAGATCCCGATGAACATGAAGACGACCAGCGCCGCGACCTTGATGATCGCGAACCAGAACTCCATCTCGCCGAAGATCTTCACCGAGATGAGGTTGATGGACAGCACCACGGCCAGCGCGATCAGCGCCATCACCCACTGCGGGACGGCGGTGAACAGGCTCCAGTAGTGGGTGTAGAGCGCGATGGCGGTGATGTCGGCGATACCGGTCGTGGACCAGTTGACGACGTACATCCAGCCCGCGACGTAGGCGCCCTTCTCCCCCAGGAACTCGCGGGCGTACGAGACGAACGAGCCCGACGACGGGCGGTGCAGCACCAGTTCGCCCAGGGCCCGTACGACGAAGAACGCGAACAGGCCGCAGACCGCGTACGCGACGGCCAGCGCGGGGCCGGCGGAGGCGAGCCGGCCGCCGGCGCCCAGGAACAGGCCGGTGCCGATCGCCCCACCGATCGCGATCATGTTGATGTGCCGGCCCTTGAGGCCCTTGCTGTATCCGGCGTCGCCCGCGTCCTGCGCGGCCTCGGCCTTCCCCCCGTCCGGTGGCCTGTGGGCGTTCTCCTGGACGGTTTCCGTGCTCACAGCTGGTTCATCTCGCTTTCGGGCAGGCGATGGAGCCGACGGCTGTCCCACGGGTCACGCGGAGTCCAACCGACGGCACACCTTCCCCCAAGGCCGCCCCCTCGTCTGTGTGCTGGATCACAGCGTGTATAAGACACCGATAATTCACCCAGGTATGCCCGGAATGCCGCACGGAAGCCCTCTGCACGAGCCCAGCAATTCGCCACCCTCCGGTCATCACTCCTCACTCAAGGGAGTGGCTCGGGGGAAGCGATCCGGTCGGGCGTGGCTGGAAAGTGCCGTCGGAGGCCGTACGTACGGGTCCGACGGCAGCGGCGAGCACCCGTTCCGTGTGCCGAGTTGCACCGCGCTCCGGCGATCTCGTCCGCGACGGCCGGTGATCACTCGACGGCCTCGGCCCGCCCCCGTCCTCCGTCGCGCACCGTCACCACAACCGCGCCTCCGGCGCCCCGTCCTTTCCCGGAGGTTTCACAGGGCTGGTGAGACAGCAATACTGTTGAACACGGACCGCGCCACGACAACGCGGTGGACCGAGGGGCGCGGAGACGCGCGGACGCAGCGAGGGAAGTGAGGCGCGGCCATGGCCACCGGGACCGGGGAAGAACCGACGCTGACCGTCGACGAGTTGGCCGCCCGCGCCGGGGTGACCGTGCGGACCGTGCGCTTCTACAGCACCCGCGGGCTGCTGCCCCCGCCCGCGATCGGCCCCCGCCGGGTCGGCCGGTACGGTGCCGCCCACCTGTCCCGGCTCGCGCTGATCGAAGAACTCCAGCACCACGGCATGACGCTGGCCGCCATCGAGCGCTACCTCGCCCGGCTGCCCGACGACCTCAGCGAACACGACCTGGCCATCCACCGCGCGCTGGTCGCCTCCTGGTCGCCGGACTCGGCCGAGGAGGCCACCCGGGCCCAGCTGGAGCGCCGCGCGGGCCGGGCGCTGAGCGAGGACGACATCGACCGGCTGGCGGCGATGGACGTCCTGGAGCGCACCGGGGAGCCCGACGCGTTCCGGGTCGACCCGGCCGTCCTCCACCTCGGCATCCGGCTGCTGGACGTCCCCGTATCGCTGGAGACGCTGCTCGCCGCCCGCGCCGTCGTCCAGGACCACACCCGCGCGGCGGCGCGCGAGCTGACCCGGCTCTTCCACGACGAGGTGTGGGGCCCCTACCGCGAGCGCGAGTCGGACCCGGAGCAGGTGGAGACGATGAAGTCGCTCTCCGCGCATATGCAGCCGATGGTGGTACAGGCGCTGGTGACGGCCTTCCAGCGGTCGATGCGCGAGGAGTTGCGGGCGACGTACGCCGAGGAGTGAGCCCGCGCACGGCGGGCATAGCGTGGATACCGGCCCGGCGCGCGGCCGGCCGGGCGGCACAGCCCTACGAGCGAGACGAGGCCGCGGGTGGAGGGGCGCACCGTTTCCCGGGCCGAGGCGGCGGACCTCCTCGGCCGGCAGGAAGACCACTTCTGGGAGTTCAAGAGCGCCCGCAGCGGCGGGGCGGTCGTGCAGGTCATCGCCGCCGCCCTGGCCAACGCCGAGGGCGGTGAGTTCATGGTGGGCATCGAGGACCCGCGCACCGGGCAGGGGCTCGCGCGGTGGCGCGGCTTCGCCTCGCTGGAGGACGCCAACTTCGTCCAGCAGGCCATGGTCGACCAGGTGGAGCCGCCGGTGCCGTACGACATCGAGTTCCTGCGCGTCGCGGGCCGCCCGGAGCTGGGCTGGGCCTGCCTGGTCACCGTGCACAAGAGTCCGGACGTGCACCGGACGGCGCGCGGCGAGGTGCCGCAGCGGCGCGGCGCCCAGTCGCGGCGGTTGAAGGGCACCCAGATCACCGATCTGTCGCTGTCCAAGGGCGCCCGCTCCTACGAGGACCAGCCGCTCGGCGACTACGGGCTGGAGGAACTGCGCGACGAGGAGGAGCTGCATGTCTTCCTCGGCCGGTACAGCCCGCGCACCTCCGCCGAACGGTTCCTGCGCCGGCAGCGCCTGGTGGACCGCGACGGCTGTCTGGCGACGGTCGCCGGCGCCGTCCTGTTCGCCGCCGAACCGCCCGCCGTCGTACCGAAGAAGTGCTCGGTGAAGATCGCCCGGTACGAGACCGCCGAGCAGCTGCCGGACCGCCGGCATCTGAAGGCGCCGCCGACGACGGTCGACGGACCGGTGCGGCCGCTGATCGAGCGGACGCTGGCGGCGGTGACCCGGATCATCCAGTCGGTGCCGGTGCTCGGTCCGGACGGCTCGCTGTCGCCGATGGCCTATCCGCCGGAGGCGCTGAAGGAGATCATCGTCAACGCGGTGATCCACCGGGACTACAACCTCTCCGACGACATCCTGATCTCGGTCTTCGACAACCGGGTGGAGGTGCGCAGTCCGGGGCGGCTGCCCGGCCATATGACGCCGGACAACCTGCTCACGGACCGCTTCGCGCGCAACCCCACGATCGTGCGGCTGCTGAACAAGTACCCGGACGCCCCCAACAAGGACATCGGGGAAGGGCTGGACACGGTGCTGAGCACGATGAAGGCGGCCAGGCTCAAGGAGCCGCGGTTCTTCGTCGAGGCGAACGCGTTCGTGGTGGTGCTGGAGCACACCCCGCTCGCCCGGCCCGAGGAACTGGTGCTCCGCTACCTGCGGTCGAACCCGGAGATCCCGAACCGGATCGCGCGCCGGATCACCGGCATCGCCTCCGAGGCCCGCATGAAGCGGGTCTTCCACCGGCTGCGGGACGCCGGGCAGATCGAGCCGGTGCCGGGGCGGACGGGGTCGCGTGCGGCGTGGCGGCTCCGGCGGGACTGACCGGCGGCGTGCGGCGGTGCGGACCGGCCGGGACCGGCCCGCACCTCCTGTGCGTCACGCGTCGCTGAACTTCTCCCCCTTCTCCGCCTTCTCCACCAGCAGCGCGGGCGGCGCGAACCGGTCGCCGTACGCCGCCTGGAGCTCGCGGGCGCGGGCCACGAAGCCGGGGAGGCCGCCCTCGTAACCGTTGATGTACTGCAGGACGCCGCCGGTCCAGCCGGGGAAGCCGATGCCCAGGATGGAGCCGATGTTGGCGTCGGCGACCGAGGTGAGCACGCCTTCCTCGAAGCACCGGACGGTGTCCAGCGCCTCGGCGAACAGCATCCGCTCCTGCATGTCGCGGAACGGGATGGCGGTGCCCTCCCGGGTGAAGTGCTCGCGCAGGCCCGGCCACAGGCCCGTCCGGGCGCCGCCCTCGCCGTACTCGTAGAAGCCGGCGCCGCCGCTGCGGCCCGGCCGCCCGAACTCGTCCACCATGCGGTCGATGACGGTGTCCGCCGGGTGTTCCTGCCAGGTGCCGCCGGCCGCCTCGACCGCCCGCCGGGTCTCGTCGCGGATCTTGCGCGGGAGGGTGAGGGTCAGCTCGTCCATCAGGGAGAGCACCTTGGCCGGGTAGCCCGCCTGGGCCGCGGCCTGTTCGACGGAGGCCGGCTCGATGCCCTCGCCGACCATCGCCACGCCCTCGTTGATGAAGTGGCCGATGACGCGCGAGGTGAAGAAGCCGCGCGAGTCGTTGACGACGATGGGCGTCTTGCGGATCTGGCGCACCAGGTCGAAGGCGCGGGCCAGCGCCTCGTCGCCGGTCCGCTCCCCCTTGATGATCTCGACCAGCGGCATCTTGTCGACGGGCGAGAAGAAGTGCAGTCCGATGAAGTCGGTGTCCCGCTCGACGCCCTGCGCGAGGGTGGTGATGGGCAGGGTGGAGGTGTTGGAGCACAGCAGCGCGTCGGGGGCGACGAGGTGCTGGATCTCCTGGAACACCTTGTGCTTGAGGGCGGTGTCCTCGAAGACCGCCTCGATGACGGCGTCGCAGCCGGCCAGGTCCCGCGCCTCGGCGGTGGGCCTGATGCGGGCGAGGAGTTCGTCCCGCTTCGCCTCGGTCGTCCGGCCGCGGCTCAGCGCCTTGGCGAGCAGGCGCTCCGCGTACGCCTTGCCCTTCTCGGCAGCCTCCGGGGTGACGTCCTTGAGGACCACCTCGATCCCGGCCTTGGCGCAGGCGTACGCGATGCCGGCGCCCATCATGCCCGCGCCGAGCACGGCGACCTTCTCGACCGTGCGCGGCGTGACGTCCTTGGGGCGGCTGGCGCCGGAGTTGACGGCCTGGAGGTCGAAGAAGAACGCCTGGATCATGTTCTTCGAGGTCTGGCCGGTGACCAGCTCGGTGAAGTAGCGCGCCTCGATGGCCTGCGCGGTCTCGAAGTCGACCTGGGAGCCCTCGACGGCCGCCGCGAGGATGTTGCGCGGGGCCGGGTAGGGGGCGCCGTTCAGCTGCTTCTTGAGGTTGGCCGGGAAGGCGGGGAGGTTGGCGGCGAACTTCGGGTGCGCCGGGGTGCCGCCGGGGATCTTGTAGCCCTTGACGTCCCAGGGCTGCTGGGACTCGGGGTGCGCGTCGATGAACGCGCGCGCCTTCTCGATCAGCTCCTCGGGCGTGGCCGCCACGTCGTGGATCAGGCCGCTGTCCCGGGCCCGTACGGCGTTGTACTGGGTGCCCTGGAGCAGCACCTTCAGCAGCGCGTCGGCGATGCCGAGCAGCCGGACCGTACGGACCACACCGCCGGCCGCCGGGAGCAGGCCGAGCGTGACCTCGGGCAGGCCGATCTTGGTGGCGGAGGTGTCCAGGGCGACGCGGTGGTGGCAGGCGAGCGCGATCTCGTAACCGCCGCCGAGGGCCGCGCCGTTGATGGCGGCGACGACCGGCTTGCCGAGGGTCTCGATGCGGCGCAGGTCGCGCTTGATGCCCTGACCGCTTTCGAACGCGCGCTGGGCGTGCTCGGGGGTGACGGCGATCAGGTCGCGCAGATCGCCGCCGGCGAAGAAGGTCTTCTTGGCGGAGGTGACGATGATGCCGCGTACGGAGTCCCGCTCGGCCTCCAGGCGGTCGGCGACGGCCGTCAGGGAGGTCTTGAAGGCGTCGTTCATCGTGTTGGCCGACTGGTTCGGGTCGTCCAGGACGAGGGTGACGACGCCGGTTTCGTCCTGTTCCCAGCGGATGGTGGTGGACTCGGTCATGGTGGGTGCTCCGGGGTGGGATCGGACGGGGGTCAGACGCGCTCGATGACGGTGGCGATGCCCATGCCGCCGCCGACGCAGAGGGTGGCCAGGCCGTACCGCTTGTCCTGGCGCTCCAGTTCGTCGACGAGGGTGCCCAGGATCATCGCGCCGGTGGCGCCGAGGGGGTGGCCCATGGCGATGGCGCCGCCGTTGACGTTGACCTTGTCCAGGCTCAGGCCCATGTCCGCCACGAAGCGCAGCACGACCGCGGCGAACGCCTCGTTGATCTCCACGAGGTCGATGTCGTCGATGGTCAGTCCGGCCTTGGCCAGCGCCTTGCGGGTGGCGGGGGCCGGGCCGGTCAGCATGATCGTGGGCTCGGAGCCGGAGACCGCGGCGGAGATGATGCGGGCGCGCGGGGTCAGGCCGTAGCGCTCGCCGACCTCGCGGGAGCCGATGGCGACCAGCGCCGCGCCGTCCACGATGCCGGAGGC includes:
- a CDS encoding MFS transporter — protein: MTELTADQRAAAARPAPTPSHPAAMLAVLLSAWFMAQFDFFVVNVAAPSLEHDLHTGPAALELIVGGYAFAYASGMITGGRLGDLFGHRRTFVAGLAAFAVTSLLCGIAVSPGQLVGARLLQGFAGAVMVPQVLATITATFPAHARGRAMAWYGVAGGSASVAGQVLGGLLLDADVLGLGWRILFLVNVPIGVAAAVLAMRFLPAVRPARRARLDLLGASGVALALGLVLVPLAMGRTAGWPVWTWLCLAAAVPVGAATVYWQRTLTARGGDPVVDLTLFREGSYLAGVVAQAAFMAYWASLMFTLTLLLQGGFGLGPFEAGLAFAPTGVCFAGSSLLSRPLVQRYGLRILQLGSVVTVTGLAALTLVLALRPDHGALPWVILTMAVAGVGNGLTFPQLIGASLVRVPARRAGTGAGVLTTAQQFGGAAGVAVIGAAFFALAGPSPDTADHARAAMWTTLVSVALTCVVTVLTIVLRRAADRAARAEKAAGG
- a CDS encoding sensor histidine kinase is translated as MFARPRTFASRAAVAVARCQLASLDAIAVSAVGSLAVLALLLMPVGVGFRLLPPAARALRVLSDRARSRAERWTGVRIAPPPPLPADRSLNARRRSGAIIADEGFCRDLAWAWLEPVAGGLLVAVPLALIGYGAFGALVQPFVWRLIDDGNWYAFVPVRSTAAMLAALVLGLAFMAAGLLAAPAMLRLRTRVSRPLLSVTRGVRLARRIERLTDTRARALDTQAAELRRIERDLHDGAQARLVALGMTLNRATRVLETDPARARELLLDVRRTSEGALQDLRDLVHGIHPPVLADRGLGDAVRALAFDCFLDVRVESRLPRHLPAPVASAAYFAVGEALTNAAKHSGAREVVIVLTHGSGLLRMTVTDDGRGGADPARGTGLTGVRQRLDTFDGTLALHSPQGGPTTVTLEIPCALSSPKTSSY
- a CDS encoding ATP-binding protein codes for the protein MEGRTVSRAEAADLLGRQEDHFWEFKSARSGGAVVQVIAAALANAEGGEFMVGIEDPRTGQGLARWRGFASLEDANFVQQAMVDQVEPPVPYDIEFLRVAGRPELGWACLVTVHKSPDVHRTARGEVPQRRGAQSRRLKGTQITDLSLSKGARSYEDQPLGDYGLEELRDEEELHVFLGRYSPRTSAERFLRRQRLVDRDGCLATVAGAVLFAAEPPAVVPKKCSVKIARYETAEQLPDRRHLKAPPTTVDGPVRPLIERTLAAVTRIIQSVPVLGPDGSLSPMAYPPEALKEIIVNAVIHRDYNLSDDILISVFDNRVEVRSPGRLPGHMTPDNLLTDRFARNPTIVRLLNKYPDAPNKDIGEGLDTVLSTMKAARLKEPRFFVEANAFVVVLEHTPLARPEELVLRYLRSNPEIPNRIARRITGIASEARMKRVFHRLRDAGQIEPVPGRTGSRAAWRLRRD
- a CDS encoding amino acid permease; the protein is MSTETVQENAHRPPDGGKAEAAQDAGDAGYSKGLKGRHINMIAIGGAIGTGLFLGAGGRLASAGPALAVAYAVCGLFAFFVVRALGELVLHRPSSGSFVSYAREFLGEKGAYVAGWMYVVNWSTTGIADITAIALYTHYWSLFTAVPQWVMALIALAVVLSINLISVKIFGEMEFWFAIIKVAALVVFMFIGIFLLATQHPVGGSTPGLSLITDHGGFFPTGLLPVVIVLQGVVFAYSAVELVGVTAGETSEPEKVVPKAVNSIMWRVGVFYVGSVILLALLLPWNKYTGSESPFVTVLSNVGVPAAGDVMNLVVLTAAMSSLNSGLYSTGRILRSMSMAGSAPKFAGLMNRNQVPYGGIMLTSAVCVLGVGLNYLVPGKAFEIVLNIAALGIISTWCTIMICHMVFVRRSRAGLVQRPRFQLPGTPVTDIATIVFLVGVIVLMAFDSEGVGRQTVMLVPVIGAALVVGWFAVRGRVSRIAAEREQAAGRGTLDKG
- a CDS encoding response regulator transcription factor, whose translation is MRVVLAEDLFILRDWLIRTLKEHGCEVVAVDNGPALLRELLDEDGPGPDVAVVDVRLPPTFSDEGLQAALEARRRRPGLPILVLSQYVEQLYANELLAGGEGAIGYLLKDRVTNTEQFIDAVRRVAAGGTVMDPQVISKLLSRSDARGMIGELTRREREVLELMAEGRSNAAVAVGLHISESAVAKHTASIFGKLQISPSADDNRRVLAVLAYLKR
- a CDS encoding CPBP family intramembrane glutamic endopeptidase is translated as MPRKPADNKTMALFLTVAFVAAGALGAVQPATGIPAEIIQLTQFGPALGVGLAALLWPSRVREVLAGTGPGRSGRGVLLLVTAPLVIALSVGTYAALTGDPRFTPPQAPFALIAVAQLIGACGEEIGWRCFLQPLLRTRFGPLTTSVVVGVVWGAWHIQIFAKHPLYAAAFLTMAVSMSVVLGWALEGVRAARLPLAGGFHALINLGLLLFMDEESGAVLPMALFGASCVVAAGLWTWWGVGRAARSASVPAPAQAQARTQAPARAHTRARIFPIMDDVR
- a CDS encoding MerR family transcriptional regulator, which encodes MATGTGEEPTLTVDELAARAGVTVRTVRFYSTRGLLPPPAIGPRRVGRYGAAHLSRLALIEELQHHGMTLAAIERYLARLPDDLSEHDLAIHRALVASWSPDSAEEATRAQLERRAGRALSEDDIDRLAAMDVLERTGEPDAFRVDPAVLHLGIRLLDVPVSLETLLAARAVVQDHTRAAARELTRLFHDEVWGPYRERESDPEQVETMKSLSAHMQPMVVQALVTAFQRSMREELRATYAEE
- the sph gene encoding sphingomyelin phosphodiesterase, coding for MPHRSPRRRHRAATGATLAAVLAATTLAATVPAASAAPAPAAAPAVKVLSYNVFLMSKNLYPNWGQDHRAKAIPAADFFRGQDVVVLQEAFDNSSSDALKSAAAAQYPYQTPVVGRSKNGWDATGGAYSAATPEDGGVTVLSKWPVTRKEQYVFKDACGSDQWSNKGFAYVVLNVRGAKVHVVGTHAQSTDPGCKAGEAAAVRAKQFREIGAFLDAKRIPADEEVMVAGDLNVDSRSAEFASLLTDAGLVAADARTGHPYSFDTRENSVAKYRYPDDPREDLDHILHRRGHARPSGWRNEVVKERSAPWTVSSWGTDYTYTNLSDHYPVVGFAG